From Candidatus Cloacimonadota bacterium, one genomic window encodes:
- a CDS encoding SOS response-associated peptidase — translation MCGRFAQVIKHDRLQKLAKELKLTRMAEQEELNFNVAPTQTVMAVLSQEAGRYPGYFRWGLVPSWSRELPGFALINARADTITSKPSFRGGLQRRRCLVPANGFYEWRVSDKQPFFIHAANDDLIWMAGIYDAWSGPDGSYVPSLAIITTDANAAMAPIHHRMPVLLFGEDRLAWLDHVQNDALDFVPLLKPAQEGELALRPVSRFVNKVGNNSEECWAPFKA, via the coding sequence ATGTGCGGAAGATTTGCCCAGGTGATCAAACACGACCGGCTGCAAAAGCTGGCCAAGGAACTGAAGCTCACGCGGATGGCGGAGCAGGAGGAGCTGAATTTCAACGTGGCGCCCACCCAGACGGTGATGGCCGTGCTGAGCCAGGAAGCGGGCCGCTATCCGGGTTATTTTCGCTGGGGCCTGGTGCCCTCCTGGAGCCGGGAACTGCCAGGCTTTGCCCTGATCAACGCCCGGGCCGACACCATCACCTCCAAACCCTCGTTCCGCGGCGGCTTGCAGCGCCGGCGCTGCCTCGTTCCGGCCAATGGTTTTTACGAATGGCGCGTCAGCGACAAACAGCCCTTTTTCATCCACGCCGCAAACGACGATCTGATCTGGATGGCAGGCATCTACGACGCCTGGAGCGGTCCGGACGGCAGCTACGTTCCCTCCCTGGCCATCATCACCACGGACGCCAATGCCGCCATGGCCCCCATCCATCACAGGATGCCCGTGCTGCTCTTCGGAGAGGACCGGCTGGCCTGGCTGGACCACGTACAGAACGACGCGCTGGATTTCGTGCCGCTGCTCAAACCAGCTCAGGAAGGTGAACTGGCCCTGCGTCCGGTGAGCAGGTTTGTGAACAAGGTGGGCAACAACTCTGAGGAGTGCTGGGCTCCGTTTAAAGCTTAG
- a CDS encoding recombination regulator RecX, producing the protein MKLRTVPKNRYTVRVELDGICRGTLPTRVLLPLWPDNFEGEIAAGEATELLATLEKQAFSTLLDYLAKAEHSEFQCRNLLKRKEFEPRIIELALKRCREQNFLNDGRFAEVLIRSYITRKASKRAIIAKLREQRVPGELWSDLLDELYPREQAGENISELLAKYCVTHRGLPRQKLREKAFGYLFRKGFELADIQSAWEELA; encoded by the coding sequence ATGAAGCTGAGGACAGTTCCGAAGAATAGATACACGGTACGCGTCGAACTGGACGGAATTTGCAGGGGCACCCTGCCGACGAGGGTGCTCCTGCCGCTTTGGCCGGACAACTTCGAGGGCGAGATCGCGGCGGGCGAAGCCACCGAGCTGCTCGCCACGCTCGAAAAGCAGGCTTTTTCCACCCTGCTGGACTATCTGGCCAAGGCCGAGCACAGTGAATTTCAGTGCCGCAACCTGCTGAAAAGGAAAGAGTTCGAACCCCGGATCATTGAACTCGCGCTCAAGCGCTGCCGGGAGCAGAACTTTCTGAACGACGGGCGTTTCGCGGAGGTGCTGATCCGCTCCTACATCACGCGCAAAGCCAGCAAACGCGCCATCATCGCCAAGCTGCGCGAACAGCGCGTTCCCGGGGAACTTTGGTCAGACCTTCTGGACGAACTCTACCCCCGCGAGCAGGCCGGCGAAAACATCTCCGAACTGCTGGCCAAATACTGCGTCACACATCGCGGCCTGCCCCGCCAGAAGCTGAGGGAAAAAGCCTTCGGCTACCTCTTCCGCAAGGGTTTTGAGCTCGCGGACATCCAAAGCGCCTGGGAGGAGCTGGCTTAG
- a CDS encoding PTS sugar transporter subunit IIA, translating to MLLADFLDARAIAFEQRILPREQVYLEIIQRICAQRHHHTPKCGQPMLDAILEREQEAPMVYPTGIAIPHVRVEGLADTLIGMTFLQNPLDYNGIRVHWVVLIFTDKSSSKVYLNIVAALLKLSQDEEAMCGLHDLHDGHGVIHWLRQANIEVGSDVTIADIMVANPVCVGPEDTLSLVDSLINEHKVSLLPVTATDGRYLGELNILDILKVGVPDYLMRMGDLKFLKSYEPLENLFEKEEEIRAGEIMHKDRKVLDPDDSIVEAVYHMIKEGRRYFCVVEKGKLVGVVTAMDIFRKVIKA from the coding sequence ATGTTATTAGCGGATTTTCTGGACGCCCGGGCGATAGCTTTCGAGCAGCGCATCCTGCCCCGGGAGCAGGTCTATCTGGAGATCATCCAGAGGATCTGCGCCCAGCGGCATCACCACACCCCGAAGTGCGGCCAACCCATGCTGGACGCCATTTTGGAACGCGAGCAGGAAGCCCCTATGGTTTATCCCACCGGGATCGCCATCCCCCACGTGCGGGTGGAGGGCCTCGCGGACACCCTCATCGGCATGACTTTTCTGCAAAACCCTTTGGACTACAACGGCATCAGGGTGCACTGGGTGGTGCTCATTTTCACGGACAAATCCTCCTCCAAGGTCTATCTGAACATCGTGGCCGCCCTGCTGAAACTTTCCCAGGACGAAGAGGCCATGTGCGGCCTGCATGACCTGCACGACGGGCATGGCGTGATCCACTGGCTGAGGCAGGCGAATATCGAGGTGGGATCAGATGTTACCATCGCCGACATCATGGTGGCAAACCCTGTCTGCGTGGGGCCGGAAGATACACTAAGCCTGGTGGACAGCCTCATCAACGAACATAAGGTCTCGCTGCTGCCGGTGACCGCCACAGACGGCAGATACCTGGGCGAGCTGAACATCCTGGACATCCTCAAGGTGGGGGTGCCGGACTATCTGATGCGCATGGGAGACCTGAAATTCCTGAAATCTTACGAGCCGCTGGAAAACCTCTTTGAAAAGGAAGAGGAGATCCGGGCCGGCGAAATCATGCACAAGGACCGCAAGGTTTTGGATCCCGACGACTCCATCGTGGAAGCGGTTTACCACATGATCAAGGAAGGCCGCAGATACTTCTGCGTGGTGGAGAAAGGCAAACTGGTGGGTGTGGTGACAGCCATGGACATCTTCAGGAAGGTGATCAAAGCATGA
- a CDS encoding ArsB/NhaD family transporter — MSPALTMFIALLVFAAAYVFIITEWINKMLASLIGGFLLVITGIITQGEAFLAVDWNVIFFLIGMMLVISVLKKTGVFMYVAIKTAKLVRGNPLAIMMLMYAITAFFAAFLDSVTAVMILVPVVMLICHELKTTPVPYIITMAVAANMGGAATMVGDPPNVILGSAIGKTFLDFVINLAPAAIVSVLASLGLIFLFYRKQLQVSLTNRAKLMSYKEEKLITDKRMLTISLTVLGLMLLALALDGYLHIGTASISMTAGLILMIVSNRKKMEPVMAKDIDWVTLFFFIGLFVIVEGLVKTGFINLLAQKVIGATGGNPRSTSMAILWLSGVFSAFVDNVPFVATMIPVLKHISQVINNAGLMDPIWWSLALGTCLGGNGTLIGASANIVAVGIAKQNDFHISFWDFTKISVVFTLVSLLISTAYILIRFF, encoded by the coding sequence ATGAGCCCTGCCCTCACCATGTTCATTGCGCTGCTGGTCTTTGCCGCGGCCTACGTATTCATTATCACCGAATGGATCAACAAGATGCTGGCCTCGTTGATCGGAGGCTTTTTGCTGGTTATCACAGGGATCATCACCCAGGGCGAGGCCTTTCTGGCCGTGGACTGGAACGTCATTTTCTTCCTGATCGGGATGATGCTGGTGATCTCCGTGCTCAAAAAAACTGGTGTGTTCATGTATGTGGCCATCAAAACGGCCAAACTGGTGCGCGGAAATCCTTTGGCCATCATGATGCTGATGTACGCCATCACCGCCTTTTTCGCGGCCTTTCTGGACAGCGTGACCGCCGTGATGATCCTGGTGCCGGTGGTGATGCTGATCTGCCATGAACTGAAAACCACCCCCGTGCCCTACATCATCACCATGGCCGTGGCCGCGAACATGGGCGGTGCCGCCACCATGGTGGGTGATCCGCCCAATGTGATCCTGGGCAGCGCCATCGGCAAGACCTTTCTGGATTTTGTGATCAACCTGGCCCCGGCGGCCATCGTTTCCGTGCTGGCCAGCCTTGGCCTGATCTTCCTTTTTTACCGCAAACAGCTCCAGGTAAGCCTCACCAACCGGGCCAAGCTGATGAGTTACAAGGAGGAAAAACTCATCACGGACAAGCGGATGCTGACCATCTCCCTTACCGTGCTGGGTTTGATGCTGTTGGCCCTGGCCCTGGACGGATATCTGCACATTGGCACAGCCAGCATATCCATGACCGCGGGGCTGATCCTGATGATCGTGAGCAACCGCAAAAAGATGGAGCCCGTGATGGCCAAAGACATCGACTGGGTGACCCTCTTTTTCTTCATCGGGCTCTTTGTGATCGTAGAAGGCCTGGTCAAGACCGGCTTCATCAACCTGCTGGCCCAAAAGGTGATCGGCGCCACAGGCGGAAATCCCCGCTCCACCTCGATGGCTATTTTATGGCTGTCCGGAGTGTTTTCCGCCTTCGTGGACAACGTGCCCTTCGTGGCCACCATGATCCCGGTTCTCAAGCACATCAGCCAGGTGATAAACAACGCCGGACTGATGGATCCCATCTGGTGGTCGCTTGCATTGGGAACCTGCCTCGGCGGAAACGGCACCCTGATCGGCGCTTCCGCCAACATCGTGGCCGTGGGCATCGCCAAGCAGAACGATTTTCATATCTCGTTTTGGGATTTCACCAAGATCAGCGTGGTCTTTACCCTCGTCTCGCTGCTGATCAGCACCGCCTACATCCTGATCCGCTTTTTCTAA
- the thpR gene encoding RNA 2',3'-cyclic phosphodiesterase, whose protein sequence is MLYRAFIALEVPAAPRACLAEKLRWLRATPGVNWVKEDNLHLTLLFLGDVDSTRIPDLAKILSEAAGRSAPFELALKGLELFPWKAPRLVWASSEARDDSLTRWHKQLLSAIRAEGFEPDAKPLKLHITLGRIKAALPPALEREILASEVERGGFPYDSVTLYRSVLKPEGPNYHSLSQYLLR, encoded by the coding sequence ATGCTGTACCGCGCCTTCATCGCCCTGGAAGTTCCGGCCGCGCCGCGCGCCTGCCTGGCCGAAAAGCTGCGCTGGCTGCGGGCCACCCCCGGAGTGAACTGGGTGAAGGAAGACAATCTGCACCTTACCCTGCTCTTCCTGGGTGACGTGGACAGTACCCGGATCCCTGATCTGGCAAAGATCCTGTCCGAAGCGGCCGGACGCAGCGCCCCGTTCGAACTGGCATTGAAAGGCCTGGAACTTTTTCCCTGGAAGGCCCCGCGGCTGGTCTGGGCAAGTTCGGAAGCGCGGGACGACTCCCTGACCCGCTGGCACAAACAGCTGCTGAGCGCGATCCGCGCCGAAGGTTTTGAGCCGGACGCCAAACCGCTGAAGCTGCACATCACTCTGGGCCGGATCAAAGCCGCCCTGCCGCCTGCGCTGGAGCGGGAGATTTTAGCCAGCGAAGTGGAGCGCGGCGGCTTCCCTTACGACAGCGTAACTCTTTACCGCAGCGTGCTCAAGCCCGAGGGACCCAACTATCACAGTTTGTCACAATACCTATTAAGATAA
- a CDS encoding endonuclease III: MPRFNIDAVMKALSEHFDRVKTPIVDLIQVQTKDPFKVLVATILSARTKDETTAKASAALFAEVSGPDDLERISAARLNSLIHQVGFHNEKTKHLKQLPAVLKERFSGIVPSEIDELLELPGVGRKTANLVRAVAFSLPAICVDVHVHRISNRWGYVSTKSPFETEMALRAVLPEKYWLTYNSHVVAFGQNLCAPRKPRCSECPVFKHCARIGVEISA; encoded by the coding sequence ATGCCCAGATTCAATATCGACGCCGTGATGAAAGCTCTCTCCGAACACTTCGACCGGGTGAAAACCCCCATCGTGGACCTCATCCAGGTGCAGACCAAAGACCCCTTCAAGGTTCTGGTGGCCACCATCCTCAGCGCCCGCACCAAGGACGAGACCACCGCCAAAGCCTCCGCGGCCCTGTTCGCGGAAGTAAGCGGTCCCGACGACCTGGAGAGGATCAGCGCGGCCAGGCTCAACTCCCTCATCCACCAGGTGGGTTTCCACAACGAGAAGACCAAACACCTCAAACAGCTTCCCGCCGTGCTGAAAGAACGCTTCAGCGGAATCGTCCCCTCCGAAATTGACGAACTGCTCGAGCTGCCCGGGGTGGGACGCAAAACCGCCAATCTCGTGCGCGCGGTGGCTTTCTCCCTGCCCGCCATCTGCGTGGATGTGCATGTGCACAGGATCAGCAACCGCTGGGGCTACGTGAGCACCAAATCCCCCTTCGAAACTGAAATGGCCCTGCGCGCGGTATTGCCGGAAAAATACTGGCTCACCTACAATTCCCATGTGGTGGCCTTCGGCCAAAACCTCTGCGCGCCCCGTAAACCCCGCTGTTCCGAGTGTCCCGTCTTCAAACACTGCGCCCGGATTGGGGTGGAAATTTCCGCGTGA
- the recA gene encoding recombinase RecA, with the protein MQDKNKETALKSAISQLEKKYGVGTLMRLGDKPLQIVDVIPTGAFNLDLALGIGGIPRGRITEIYGAEASGKTTLALHIAAEAQKLDGVVAFIDAEHALDTAYAKRLGVQTEELLLSQPDGGEQALEICETLVRSSAVDLVIVDSVAALVPKQEIEGDMGDSHVGLQARLMSQALRKLTAIVSKSNTAVIFINQTRMKIGVTAYMNPETTSGGVALKFYSSVRLEVRFAGAIKTGGAETEVIGAKTRVKIVKNKLAPPFKTVVFPIIFGEGISELDIILDMAVDASIIKKSGSWFAYKDVKLGQGAEKTKQYLKETPELLAEIEAAVKQSINPDKLFDKANEAEDSSEE; encoded by the coding sequence ATGCAGGACAAAAACAAAGAGACCGCCCTCAAATCCGCGATCTCGCAACTCGAGAAGAAATACGGCGTGGGCACCCTGATGCGCCTGGGCGACAAACCGCTGCAGATAGTGGATGTGATCCCCACCGGCGCTTTCAATCTGGACCTCGCCCTCGGCATCGGCGGCATCCCGCGCGGCCGCATCACCGAGATCTACGGCGCCGAGGCCAGCGGCAAGACCACCCTCGCGCTGCACATCGCGGCGGAAGCGCAGAAACTGGACGGCGTGGTGGCCTTCATCGATGCCGAACACGCCCTGGACACAGCCTACGCCAAAAGGCTGGGCGTGCAGACCGAGGAACTGCTGCTTTCGCAGCCGGATGGCGGAGAACAGGCTTTGGAAATTTGCGAAACCCTGGTGCGCAGTTCAGCCGTGGACCTGGTGATCGTGGACAGCGTGGCGGCTTTGGTGCCCAAACAGGAGATCGAAGGCGACATGGGCGACAGCCACGTGGGCCTGCAGGCCCGCCTGATGAGCCAGGCGCTGCGCAAACTCACGGCGATCGTCTCCAAATCCAACACCGCGGTGATCTTCATCAACCAGACCCGCATGAAGATAGGCGTTACGGCCTACATGAACCCGGAAACCACCTCCGGCGGCGTGGCATTGAAGTTCTACTCCTCCGTGCGACTGGAAGTGCGTTTCGCCGGAGCGATCAAGACCGGCGGCGCCGAAACCGAGGTGATCGGGGCCAAGACCCGCGTGAAGATCGTGAAAAACAAGCTCGCCCCGCCCTTCAAGACAGTGGTTTTCCCCATCATCTTCGGCGAGGGGATCTCTGAACTGGACATCATCCTGGATATGGCCGTGGATGCCAGCATCATCAAAAAGAGCGGCTCCTGGTTCGCCTACAAGGATGTGAAGCTGGGCCAGGGCGCGGAAAAGACCAAACAATATTTGAAGGAAACCCCCGAACTGCTGGCCGAGATCGAGGCCGCAGTGAAACAGAGCATCAATCCGGACAAGCTTTTCGACAAAGCGAATGAAGCTGAGGACAGTTCCGAAGAATAG
- the phoU gene encoding phosphate signaling complex protein PhoU, producing the protein MLESKILELKQMLLTEAGLVEKMAALAADGLYSRQNGLLRIVNEYEDRVNQLELEIENKCIAAIALYQPEAKDLRKIVMILKINNDLERLGDQAVNIAESAEHLAGKAVVSQVSELAQMRDAAFAMLKNSLDAFAAENVEASRAVCDADDKVDELNRLVYHRLVELIKHDTPLTESCLHLLRVAKNLERIADLSTNVAENTVYLAVGKVIKHHQAEENPPGKT; encoded by the coding sequence ATGTTAGAAAGCAAAATATTGGAATTGAAGCAAATGCTGCTCACCGAAGCCGGCCTCGTGGAAAAAATGGCCGCCCTGGCAGCGGACGGCCTGTACTCCCGCCAGAACGGGCTTTTGAGGATCGTGAACGAGTATGAGGACCGGGTCAACCAACTCGAACTGGAGATCGAAAACAAATGCATCGCCGCCATCGCCCTCTACCAGCCGGAAGCCAAGGACCTGCGCAAGATCGTGATGATCCTCAAGATCAACAATGATTTGGAGCGGCTCGGCGATCAGGCCGTGAACATCGCCGAAAGCGCTGAACATCTGGCCGGCAAAGCGGTGGTATCCCAGGTCTCGGAACTGGCGCAGATGAGAGATGCCGCCTTTGCCATGCTGAAAAACAGTCTGGACGCCTTTGCCGCGGAAAACGTGGAGGCCTCCCGGGCTGTTTGTGATGCCGACGACAAGGTGGATGAACTCAACCGCTTGGTCTATCACCGGCTGGTGGAACTGATCAAACATGACACCCCGCTCACGGAATCCTGCCTGCATCTGCTGCGCGTGGCCAAAAACCTGGAGCGCATCGCCGATCTTTCCACCAACGTGGCGGAAAACACGGTTTATTTGGCGGTCGGCAAGGTCATCAAACATCATCAGGCTGAGGAAAACCCACCCGGTAAAACATAA